One genomic segment of Bradyrhizobium diazoefficiens includes these proteins:
- the rpoH gene encoding RNA polymerase sigma factor RpoH encodes MSAEENKDRCGLATRSLDAPSAGNPGSSYFADIRRFSLLERDREYQLAKRWRDHGERDAADQIVTSHLRLVAKMAMNYRGYGLPVSDLISEGNVGLMQAVQRFEPDMGFRFSTYAMWWIKAAIQDYILRSWSLVKIGTTANQKKLFFKLRSAKAKIAAFDNASLRPEQVSEIATTLGVTDQDVVDMNGRLAGDTSLNSPVREGEQPSEWQDYLVDESPSPETIVLNHDEMDHRQEALACAMGVLDNRERRIFEARHLIDNPPTLEDLALEFNVSRERIRQIEVRAYEKVRIAARRSLERPLQGAMHA; translated from the coding sequence ATGAGCGCAGAGGAGAACAAGGATCGTTGCGGACTAGCCACTCGAAGCCTGGATGCACCTTCGGCCGGCAACCCCGGATCAAGCTACTTCGCTGACATTCGACGCTTCTCATTACTCGAGAGAGACCGGGAATATCAGCTAGCCAAGCGCTGGCGAGACCATGGCGAGCGTGATGCGGCCGACCAAATCGTCACCAGCCATCTGCGGCTGGTCGCCAAAATGGCGATGAACTACCGCGGCTATGGTCTGCCCGTCTCGGACCTGATATCGGAAGGCAATGTCGGCCTGATGCAAGCCGTCCAACGCTTCGAGCCCGACATGGGATTTCGCTTTTCCACCTATGCGATGTGGTGGATAAAGGCCGCGATACAGGACTACATCCTACGATCCTGGTCGCTGGTGAAAATAGGCACCACTGCGAACCAGAAAAAGCTCTTTTTCAAGCTGCGATCGGCCAAGGCGAAGATTGCCGCTTTCGATAACGCTAGTTTACGTCCTGAACAGGTAAGCGAAATTGCAACGACCTTGGGGGTGACGGACCAGGACGTGGTAGATATGAATGGACGCCTCGCCGGCGACACATCGCTAAACTCACCGGTACGCGAAGGAGAACAGCCCAGCGAATGGCAAGACTATCTCGTTGATGAGAGCCCATCTCCGGAAACCATCGTCCTTAATCACGACGAAATGGATCACCGACAAGAAGCGCTCGCCTGCGCGATGGGCGTACTCGATAATCGAGAGCGGCGAATCTTTGAGGCGCGGCATCTTATCGATAATCCACCGACGCTGGAAGATCTTGCGCTCGAATTCAACGTTTCGCGTGAGCGCATTCGCCAGATCGAGGTACGCGCCTACGAGAAGGTACGGATTGCAGCGAGGCGATCCTTGGAACGACCCCTGCAAGGCGCAATGCATGCGTAG